The DNA segment ggagatagatatatagataggtaTATAGATATCTATGTCAACACTCTCTCTGTGTAATTTATAAccctagatagatagatatagatatatagataggtatatagataggtatagagatagatatatagataggtatagagatagatatatagataggtatatagatatatagataggtatatagatatatatgtcACTCTCTCTGTGAATTTATAACCTATATAGATaggatatagatatatagataggtatatagatatagagatagatatatagataggtatatagataggtatatagatatatagataggtatagagatggagatagatatatagataggtaTATAGATATCTatgtcacactctctctctgtgtaatttataaccctagatagatagataggtatagagatagatatatagttagatatagagatagagatagatatatagataggtatagagatagagatagatatatagataggtaTATAGATATCTatgtcacactctctctctctctgtgtaatttataaccctcctctcccctcctgctacAGCTGACAGCTCTGTCCAGACTAACACACCAgggaccctgtgtgtgtgtgtgtgtgtgtccctgggcgtgtgtgtgtgtgtgtgtgtgtgtgtgtgtccctgggcgtgtactgtctgtgtgtctgtgtgtgtgtgtgtgtccctgggcgtgtactgtgtgtgtgtgtgtctgggcgtgtactgtgtgtgtgtgtgtgtctgggcgtgtactgtgtgtgtgtgtgtgtccctgggcgtgtactgtgtgtgtgtgtgtgtgtgtgtgtgtgtctgggcgtgTACTGTGACAGGTGTTGCTGTCtctttccctgctctctgtcccatgtggtgtgtactgacatgtgttaCACACttctcccgtgtgtgtgtgcgtgtgtgcgtgtgtgtgtgtgtgtgtgtgtgtgtgtgtgttgcaggaggAGGCAGTACTTGTAAGGACCCGTCGAggaagagactgagggagagagtggaaggaaaggaggaagaagagatggagctgctggccttcagcccagagagaaggtatGATGGAGCTGCTGGCcttcagcccagagagaaggtatgatggagatactggccttcagcccagagagaaggtatgatggagatactggccttcagcccagagagaaggtatgatggagatactggccttcagcccagagagaaggtatgatggagatactggccttcagcccagagagaaggtatgatggagatactggccttcagcccagagagaaggtatgatggagatactggccttcagcccagagagaaggtatgatggagatactggccttcagcccagagagaaggagatactggccttcagcccagagagaaggagatactggccttcagcccagagagaaggtatgatggagatactggccttcagcccagagagaaggtatGATGGAGGAAGGAGATGCCGGCcttcagcccagagagaaggtatGATGGAGATATTGGCcttcagcccagagagaaggtatAATGGAGATATTGGCcttcagcccagagagaaggtatGATGGAGATATTGGCcttcagcccagagagaaggtatAATGGAGATATTGGCcttcagcccagagagaaggtatgatggagatactggccttcagcccagagagaaggtatGATGGAGATGCTGGCcttcagcccagagagaaggtatGATGGAGATGCTGGCcttcagcccagagagaaggtatGATGGAGATACTGGCCTTCCGCCCAGAGAGAAGGTATGATGGAGATACTGGCCTTCAGCCCAGAGAGAAGATATGATGGAGATACTGGCCTTCAGCCCAGAGCGAAGATATGATGGAGATACTGGCcttcagcccagagagaaggtatgatggagatactggccttcagcccagagagaaggtatGATGGAGAGCTGGAGATACTGGCcttcagcccagagagaaggtagaggagatgctggccttcagcccagagagaaggagatgctggccttcagcccagagagaaggagatactggtcttcagcccagagagaaggtatGAAGGAGATACTGGTcttcagcccagagagaaggtaGAAGGAGATGCTGGTCTTCagcccagagagaaagagagctgaccttcagcccagagagaaggtatGATGGAGGAAGGAGATACTGGCcttcagcccagagagaaggaATAAGGAGAGCTGGTcttcagcccagagagaaggtatGATGGAGAGCTGGAGATACTGGCcttcagcccagagagaaggtagaggagatgCTGGCCtttcagcccagagagaaggagatgctggccttcagcccagagagaaggagatgatggccttcagcccagagagaaggagatgctggccttcagcccagagagaaggagatgctggccttcagcccagagagaaggtatGAAGGAGATACTGGTcttcagcccagagagaaggtaGAAGGAGATGCTGGTCTTCagcccagagagaaagagagctgaccttcagcccagagagaaggtatgatggaggaaggagatgctggccttcagcccagagagaaggaATAAGGAGAGCTGGTcttcagcccagagagaaggtatGATGGAGAGCTGGAGATACTGGCcttcagcccagagagaaggtagaggagatgCTGGCCtttcagcccagagagaaggagatactggccttcagcccagagagaaggaATAAGGAGAGCTGGTCTTCAACCCAGAGAGAATGTAGAAGGAGATACTGGCCTTCAGTCCAGAGAGAAGGAGATACTGGCcttcagcccagagagaaggagatactggccttcagcccagagagaaggagatattggccttcagcccagagagaaggtaGAAGGAGACGCTTGACTCTCGAACTTCGACCTCTCCAGAGTCCGTTGGGGGGAGTTGCAGCGATCAGACAAGATCGTAACATCCCAATTGGATATCAGGAAGTTGGGTgagaaattaaaaaaaaaaaaaaaagaaccacTGGTCTTGAGATCAttgtccccctcctccctccgtccgtctcttAGGTCCCGGTCGTTAGACCTGGCGGGGGCGTCTCGGGGGGACAGCAGCCAGAAGAGAAGGGGGGGGAAGGTTTTCGGCAGTCTGGAGAGAGGCCTGGATAAAGTCATCACCTTGCTCACACCCAGCAAGAGACGAGGGCTGCGGGACAGACCACGCAGGATCAAGGTACCTATATATAGACACCCTACAGGGTCATATAGACACCCCCTATAGGATCAAGGTACATATATATAGACACCCCTACAGGATCAAGGTACCTATATATAGACACCCCTACAGTATCAAGGTACCTATATATAGACACCCCTATAGGATTAAGGTACCTATATATAGACCCCTACAGGGTCATATAGACACCCCCTACAGGATCAAGGTACCTATATATAGACACCCCCCTATAGGATCAAGGTACCTATATATAGACACCCCCTATAGGATCAAGGTACATATATATAGACACCCCCCTATAGGATCATATAGACAACCCCTATAGGATACAGGTACCTATATATAGACACCCCCCTACAGGATCATATAGACAACCCCTATAGGATACAGGTACCTATATATAGACACCCCCCTACAGGATCAAGGTACATATATATAGACACCCCCCTATAGGATCAAGGTACATATATATAGACACCCCCCTACAGGATCAAGGTACCTATATATAGACACCCCCTATAGGATCAAGGTACATATATATAGACACCCCCCTACAGGATCAATGTACATATATATAGACACCCCCCTACAGGATCAAGGTACCTATATATAGACACCCCCTACAGGATCAAGGTACCTATATATAGACACCCCCTATAGGATCAAGGTACATATATATAGACACCCCCTATAAGATCAAGGTACCTATATATAGACAACCCCTATAGGATCAAGAAATATATATAGACACCCCCTATAGGatcaagatatatatatatatagacacccCCTATAGGATACAGGTACCTATATATAGACACCCCCCTACAGGATCAAGGTACCTATATATAGACACCCCCTATAGGATCaaggtacatatatatatagacaccCCCTATAGGATcaagatagatatatatatatatagacacccCCTATAGGatcaagatatatatatatagacacccCCCTATAGGTTCAAGGAACAATCACTCAGTCTTACATtaatctcccctcccctcctctcctctcctctcccctcctctcctctcctctcctctcctctccctctctctcctctcctctcctctcccctctccctctccctctcctctcctctcctctcctctccctcctcctcctctcctctcccctccctcctctcctctcctctcccctcccctcctctccctctcctctcctctcctctcctctcctctctcctctccctcccctccctctcccctcccctcccctcccctcctctcctctccctcctctcctcctctccctcctctcctctctcctctcctcctcctctcctccctcccctcccctctcccctcccctctctcccctccctctcccctcccctctccctctctcctctctccctccctctccctctcctcctccctctcccctcctctccctctcctcctcctctccctcccctcctctcctctcctctcccctcccctcccctcctctccctcctcctctccctcctctcccctccctctccctcctcctcctctccctcctctcccctcccctcccctcccctcctctcctctcctctcctctccctcctctcccctcctctcccctccctctcctctcccctcccctccct comes from the Oncorhynchus nerka isolate Pitt River unplaced genomic scaffold, Oner_Uvic_2.0 unplaced_scaffold_7247, whole genome shotgun sequence genome and includes:
- the LOC135566102 gene encoding maternal embryonic leucine zipper kinase-like; this translates as MMELLAFSPERRSRSLDLAGASRGDSSQKRRGGKVFGSLERGLDKVITLLTPSKRRGLRDRPRRIKAQYNVTLTSQTNPDQVLNQILSILPEKHVDFAQKGYTLKCRTQGDFGKVTMAFELEVCLLHRPE